Proteins encoded together in one Campylobacter concisus window:
- a CDS encoding PFL family protein → MDIKNVTETISMIEEQNFDIRTITMGISLLDCIDPDINKACDKIYAKITTKAKDLVRVGNEISAELGIPIVNKRVSVTPISIIGAATDAKDYVMIAKTLDRAAIEVGIDFIGGFSALVQKGYQKGDEILINSIPQALAQTAKVCSSVNVGSTKSGINMSAVRDMGRIIKETAAASEMGCAKLVVFANAVEDNPFMAGAFHGVGEADVVINVGVSGPGVVKRALEKVRGESFDVVAETVKKTAFKITRIGQLVGQMASERLGVKFGIVDLSLAPTPAVGDSVARVLEEMGLEAVGTHGTTAALALLNDAVKKGGVMACNQVGGLSGAFIPVSEDEGMIAAVRAGSLNLEKLEAMTAICSVGLDMIAIPADTPSESIAAMIADEAAIGVINQKTTAVRIIPLGREGDMIEFGGLLGRAPVMKINKASSADFIARGGQIPAPIHSFKN, encoded by the coding sequence ATGGATATCAAAAATGTAACCGAAACTATCTCGATGATCGAGGAGCAAAATTTTGACATCAGAACGATCACGATGGGCATTAGTTTGCTTGACTGCATCGACCCTGACATCAATAAAGCCTGCGATAAAATTTACGCAAAAATCACCACTAAAGCCAAAGACCTAGTTAGAGTGGGCAACGAAATTTCTGCCGAGCTAGGCATACCAATCGTCAATAAAAGAGTGAGCGTGACGCCTATCTCGATAATCGGCGCCGCAACGGACGCAAAAGACTACGTGATGATCGCAAAGACGCTTGATAGGGCGGCTATTGAGGTTGGTATTGATTTTATAGGTGGTTTTTCGGCTCTAGTGCAAAAGGGCTATCAAAAGGGCGATGAAATTTTGATAAATTCTATCCCGCAAGCGCTCGCACAAACTGCAAAAGTGTGCTCAAGTGTCAATGTCGGCTCAACAAAAAGTGGCATAAATATGAGCGCAGTGCGTGATATGGGGCGCATCATAAAAGAGACGGCAGCAGCTTCAGAGATGGGCTGTGCGAAGCTTGTTGTCTTTGCAAACGCAGTCGAGGACAATCCTTTCATGGCTGGTGCATTTCACGGCGTGGGCGAGGCTGACGTGGTGATAAATGTCGGCGTTTCAGGCCCAGGAGTGGTAAAAAGAGCGCTTGAAAAGGTGCGTGGCGAGAGCTTTGACGTGGTGGCTGAGACTGTGAAAAAGACGGCGTTTAAGATCACACGTATCGGTCAGTTAGTCGGTCAAATGGCGAGCGAGCGCCTTGGGGTTAAATTTGGTATCGTCGATCTCTCTCTTGCTCCAACGCCAGCTGTGGGCGACTCGGTGGCTCGTGTGCTTGAGGAAATGGGGCTTGAAGCTGTTGGTACGCACGGCACGACTGCGGCACTTGCTCTGCTAAACGACGCAGTCAAAAAAGGTGGCGTCATGGCGTGCAATCAAGTGGGCGGCTTAAGCGGCGCGTTTATCCCAGTCTCAGAGGACGAGGGCATGATAGCTGCGGTGCGCGCAGGATCGCTAAATTTAGAAAAGCTTGAAGCGATGACGGCGATATGCTCGGTTGGACTTGATATGATCGCCATACCTGCGGATACGCCAAGCGAGAGTATAGCTGCGATGATCGCTGATGAGGCGGCTATCGGCGTGATAAATCAAAAAACAACGGCCGTTCGTATCATACCTCTTGGACGTGAGGGCGATATGATCGAGTTTGGCGGTCTTTTAGGAAGAGCGCCTGTGATGAAGATAAATAAAGCTTCAAGTGCCGATTTCATCGCTCGTGGCGGACAAATTCCAGCACCTATTCATAGTTTTAAAAACTAA
- a CDS encoding cytochrome-c oxidase, whose amino-acid sequence MKILSLLTALLFGAVCGFANDGKVRSIDIYVTPYYSANAGKVEYVKVYDKIDELLKSDKEEDFKKAEKIVQDAPQMVSPITLFVLSARAYDLGLRDDAVFWFYAAKNRAILLRGVIDMEGEKFTDVVAAIGAFMKLVGDVVNPYAFCDIKKQQEIADKALEWTKKNAYEAMFSPEFSSPHEDRKAALAKGIEKLEARNKKEKDYFLDKDNLANFKAMRKQNGTDEKFCF is encoded by the coding sequence ATGAAAATTTTATCACTGCTTACGGCGCTACTTTTTGGAGCGGTATGTGGCTTTGCAAACGACGGCAAAGTAAGAAGTATCGACATCTACGTGACACCATACTACTCAGCAAATGCTGGCAAGGTGGAGTATGTCAAGGTCTATGACAAGATAGATGAGCTGCTAAAAAGTGACAAAGAAGAAGACTTCAAAAAGGCAGAAAAGATCGTGCAAGACGCCCCACAAATGGTCTCTCCGATAACTCTTTTTGTCCTCTCAGCTCGTGCATACGACCTCGGACTTCGCGATGATGCGGTATTTTGGTTTTATGCGGCAAAAAACCGCGCGATCTTGCTAAGAGGTGTTATAGACATGGAGGGCGAGAAATTTACTGACGTGGTGGCTGCGATAGGGGCGTTTATGAAGCTTGTTGGCGACGTGGTCAATCCTTATGCATTTTGCGATATCAAAAAGCAACAAGAGATCGCTGATAAAGCGCTTGAATGGACTAAGAAAAATGCCTATGAAGCGATGTTCTCACCAGAATTTAGCTCGCCTCACGAAGATAGAAAAGCAGCCCTTGCAAAAGGCATAGAAAAGCTAGAAGCGCGCAATAAAAAAGAGAAAGATTATTTTTTAGATAAAGACAATCTTGCTAACTTTAAAGCTATGCGCAAGCAAAATGGCACTGATGAGAAATTTTGCTTTTAA